A segment of the Romboutsia sp. 13368 genome:
GTCTTGATTTTACTTTTGTTGTCTTTTCTACTGCTTTAGACTTTCCACCATAAAATGCAAATTTATCTTTTGTCTTTACAACTGCTTGGTCTCCACCTCTACCTAAAGCTAAGTCTAGAGCACCTGTTGCAAGTTTTAAGTTCTCATTTATTGTATCTCCATCTATTCCAATCCCCATACTTATAGTTACAGGAAGATTATTTCCATAATCAATTTTTCTGATTTGGTCTAGTATTGAAAACTTTTCTGATTCTAGTTTTACTAATTCTTTTTTATTCATTGTTAAGAAAAACTTATCTTCAGATGTTCTTTTTAATGCACCTTTTGTATTAATTTCTAAATTAGTTAATTCTTTTTCTATAGCTACACTTAAAAGAGGTCTATTTTCTTCTTGTGTACTTTTTAATACTTCATCGTAACCATCTACTTGTATTAACATTATTACATTTTTTTCTTCATCGTACTGCTTTTGCATATTTAAAAAATCTGTTTTATCTATCCAATATAACATCATTAAATATTTAGCACTTTTTTCTTTTTCATTTTTTATTACATTATAAACTATAGTATATTCTCTATCTTTATAGCTTATATCCGTATACATTTCTTTATTTTCATTTAATACTTTTCTTAAATTTAAATTTTTTATAAGATTATCAATATTTGCTCCTAGTAAGTCGTCTTCACCTATCATGACATTAAACTTACTGTTATACCAAGTAATACTACCATCAAATTCAAGTATACATAAAGGTATTGGAAGGTTCATAACTGCTTTTTTAGTTGTTTCATCTATATCTAAAGATAAATTTTCAATATAATTAGTCCATTCTTTTCGTCTTATATTAGTTGTCTTCCAATTATTAATAACCATATATAAAAATCCAATAAAGAATAACCCACCTAAATAAAAGTTATAATATAGTAAAAATATAGATGCTATTCCTACAATAACTATATATAGGTTTACTTCTGGCATATTCATTTTTAAGATTCGTTTACTAGTCATCTATACCTCCTAAGTAGATTTATAGCTTCTTACCCTTCTAAAGTCTATTATACTATCTAACATACCCACAAAAGATACTACCATAAACCCAAATATACTTAAAAATAATGTTGACATAAATATCATTTTAAACGACCCACTTCTGAACCATTTTTTTAAGTAAAAAATAGAAACTGCTATCCCTTGAATCATAAACATAAAGTTAAATATTAATTGTAAATTCATCATTATTAAATCATTATGCATATTTAAATTAACTAAGTCCATAAATATAACAAGTACATATAGTAAAAATGACGCATTTACAGCATTTCCTGGTAAGTAAAAATCTGTGAATTTTGGTAATCTTAAGTTTACCATTCTTATTCTCTTTAAAACAAATACTTCTAAAGCATATATTACAAATGCTACAATAATTCCTTGGAAGAATAATATTGTAGGTATCATATTTTTAATATAATTTATCATATTGGTTACATTAAATGATTCATTTAAATTCATTCCTGCCTTTTCCATAATATAAACTTGGGCATTCATTGACTCTTTCATAACATTTATAAAATCATCTAATATATTTGTTTTAAATACTATATTTGCAACAAAAAAGAAAATAATTACACATATCATATTTACAATTGTACCTATATATACAGGTTCAAATAGATTAAAATCATCTTCTTTTTTATTTCTTATTGCACTTCCTATAAAAATTCCTGGGATTATACTTGTTATACATACACTAATAGCATATAGTGGATTTACAGTAATCATTAATATAAAAAACGTTACTATTAGAGATAGTGTAGAGTATTTATTATCTGTTAAGGTTCCTATTATTGCATATGGTACTGGAACAGCTATACTAAACACACTTAGCATAGGTATGTACACTGTCATTAAGCATAATAATATACCTAATGCGGCTATAAGCGATGCTTGAGGTAGCCTTAATTTATTATTCAATTAAAATCACTCCCTATTTTCCATATGTTTTTTTAAATTCGAAAAATCTCCATACCAATTTTCAACACTGTGATTTTGGTCTATACCTATTTTTATCTTTTCTTTTATCTTATAATCTATTTCATTAAAACTTATTCCCAATCTTTTTGCTAGTAAATACGTTATCATTATTATATTTGCTAAAGTATCTTGAAGCGCTTCATCTAAAGGCTTTACACCTTTAAATATAAGGTCAAATACGTCTCCCACACTAAGTATAAGCTCCTTTTTCATCCACTCTATTATCTTTACATTTTTAGTTACATCTGAATTTCTATCGAATTTCACAGCTTCCCCCCCTTAATATATAAATATTATATCATATATTATATCATATTTAACCAGATAAACAAAAAAACGAGCCGTAAGGCTCGTCCTTTTCTTAGTCTAATGTATATGGTAAAAGTGCTATGTTTCTAGCTCTTTTTATTGCAACTGTTAATTCTCTTTGGTGCTTAGCACAAGTTCCAGAGATTCTTCTTGGTAATATTTTACCTCTTTCAGTTACGTATTTTTGTAATCTTTGAGTGTTTTTGTAGTCTATTCTAGCATCTTTAGAAGCACAGAATTGACAAACTCTCTTCTTCTTACGTCTCTTCTTGTTTATCATAGTAAATTTCCCTCCTTTTTTAGAATGGTATATCGTCATCATCTATAGCTTGGAATCCTTGAGGATCTAATCCTGTTGGCTCAAAGCTAGGTTCGAAGTTCGGTTCGAATCCTTGATGATTTCCTTTATATGAACTCTCAGATTTATTCTTTGTATCTAAGAACTGTACTCTATTTGCATTTACTCTAAAAGCTCTTCTAGTTTCTCCAGCTTGATTTTGGTAACTATCGATTCTTATTGAACCTTGTATAGCTACTAAACTTCCTTTACCTATATAGTTAGCGCAATTCTCTGCAGATTTACCCCAAACTTGTATATCTATAAAGTCTGTTTCTTTTTTCCCATCTTTACCTGAAAATTCTCTATCAACAGCTATAGCGAAGTTTG
Coding sequences within it:
- a CDS encoding DHH family phosphoesterase, giving the protein MTSKRILKMNMPEVNLYIVIVGIASIFLLYYNFYLGGLFFIGFLYMVINNWKTTNIRRKEWTNYIENLSLDIDETTKKAVMNLPIPLCILEFDGSITWYNSKFNVMIGEDDLLGANIDNLIKNLNLRKVLNENKEMYTDISYKDREYTIVYNVIKNEKEKSAKYLMMLYWIDKTDFLNMQKQYDEEKNVIMLIQVDGYDEVLKSTQEENRPLLSVAIEKELTNLEINTKGALKRTSEDKFFLTMNKKELVKLESEKFSILDQIRKIDYGNNLPVTISMGIGIDGDTINENLKLATGALDLALGRGGDQAVVKTKDKFAFYGGKSKAVEKTTKVKSRLIGHALREVILESEHVFIMGHTYPDMDAMGAAVGIYDICKSCNRTANIVLDYANESIEEFIKRVKKSDYYNGVFVDCDYAIKECTKNTLVIVVDTHRPSFTECPQLLDISDKVVVIDHHRRGVDFINDTVLLFHEIYVSSTCEMVTELVQYIEDDVRINKLTAEGLLAGISLDTKNFAFKTGVRTFEAASYLKKSGADTIEVKKLFNSDIKDFITKADIIQNAKIINDNICLAYTKTEADNINVVIAQAADELLNIKEVEASFVLARKNDRVFISARSLGNINVHVLMEKLGGGGHRDMAGAQLDTSLEEAYEMVNNTIQTYLKEEE
- a CDS encoding YybS family protein — protein: MNNKLRLPQASLIAALGILLCLMTVYIPMLSVFSIAVPVPYAIIGTLTDNKYSTLSLIVTFFILMITVNPLYAISVCITSIIPGIFIGSAIRNKKEDDFNLFEPVYIGTIVNMICVIIFFFVANIVFKTNILDDFINVMKESMNAQVYIMEKAGMNLNESFNVTNMINYIKNMIPTILFFQGIIVAFVIYALEVFVLKRIRMVNLRLPKFTDFYLPGNAVNASFLLYVLVIFMDLVNLNMHNDLIMMNLQLIFNFMFMIQGIAVSIFYLKKWFRSGSFKMIFMSTLFLSIFGFMVVSFVGMLDSIIDFRRVRSYKST
- a CDS encoding MazG-like family protein, which codes for MKFDRNSDVTKNVKIIEWMKKELILSVGDVFDLIFKGVKPLDEALQDTLANIIMITYLLAKRLGISFNEIDYKIKEKIKIGIDQNHSVENWYGDFSNLKKHMENRE
- the rpsR gene encoding 30S ribosomal protein S18, with amino-acid sequence MINKKRRKKKRVCQFCASKDARIDYKNTQRLQKYVTERGKILPRRISGTCAKHQRELTVAIKRARNIALLPYTLD
- a CDS encoding single-stranded DNA-binding protein; its protein translation is MNHVVLIGRLTRDPELRYIAGTGTPVANFAIAVDREFSGKDGKKETDFIDIQVWGKSAENCANYIGKGSLVAIQGSIRIDSYQNQAGETRRAFRVNANRVQFLDTKNKSESSYKGNHQGFEPNFEPSFEPTGLDPQGFQAIDDDDIPF